The segment GCTTATTGTTCTTTGTTTCGAATTTCTTCATTGAGAGAAGAAGATAGTTCAAGAATTGTTAGGTAGTGGGCTAGCTGCTATTGGGGAAAGCTTGGGAATGTCTGCGTTAGTGGATATGTTATGAAGCTAACATCAATTGAGGAAGGAATTGGTAATGCATGGTAGATATAATCCAGGCATAAGTATTCTACCTCTCTTTTATATTGATATGTTATAAATAGATTATGATGTTGTGTAGGCTCAAttgaagccatgatagaaattatGCACTTGAATTTCATGTATTCTTGTGTGATGCAAATTTCTAATCTTATGATTAGATTCATGTATATGATTAATTAttctttattaaagcaatgattgaaatagagATACTTATAGGATATACATTCCAGAATTGATAGAAACTCGATAATCCTTATGATTAGATATACAATATATATGTAATAGCTAAGATAGATTTAATCTATGATATGTATCTATAGTACACAGGAGTGAATAATTTGGTTAATCCTAGGGATAGGAAAACCATAGATGGGAATAAACCTAGATATTTATTCCATTGTTTAACCTTATGAGAAAGGTGTGTATCTATAGTATATAGGAAGGAATGAGTTGGTAATATAGGGTTAGATTAGCTAGGGTTAGGGGTAACCTAAATGTTTCCTACTAGAACTCATTATATAAATATGACATAGTTAAATGGTCATTTtaccaaatagagaaatgaagtgggtggacatacgACTTTCACTCGAAGTATTGGGTGATAAATTACTAGGCCTAAGTAGTGTAGGTTAGCAATGTCTACACTGTTGGTTCATTGTGATCCAAGTTTACATACTAGGTAGGGAACACCATACATGTAGATTGTAGCCTATGTATGGTATCTCtagttatgtaggacacaacaATATTCTCATAAGGCTATATTATATTGTGAGGTTACCAAACCAAACTCTTCATCGAAGGGTCAAGTTGCTTTAGTTAGAAGAGGCACGGGGGACAACTAtgtcttggttgggtggaaaagcactTGAGTGATTCTCTTCCTCATGCATTTGGTGGCCGATATTTTAGGATGTATGCTAGGAAGGACATCTGGACCACTATGTTTTACTTATGTACTCTTTAACTAGCTCATTTGAAGCTTTATTtgtattcaaatattcctaaaTCAAATGGAAGCTTGAAAAAGATAAtgtaaatgcatatatatttttatgaatatgacattgtatatgtttcatgatgaatgaaaatcaaaagtgatttatttcaattgtatcttgaattgaaaaggaaaataaaattttgttatTGGTATTTTGGCAATGTATTTCTTTTTACTTGTGGGTCAAAACTTGGTAAAATGAAAGGGTAGAACAAAGGGGaggttacatgtggtatcagagctacCAGGTTTAGCATTGGAGCCTATGAGCTCGCTATTCTTTCCTTCcaacaataaaataatataatgtTGTGAATTCTTGTACTAGGATGGTGTGTCTCAAATTGACTGGAAAGGAAGTGAGTAATTAAGAATGAGCACTACCTTAAGGTCAAGAAGGAAAAAGAAGCCTTTGTCAAAACTATAGAGGGAACCAATTGGGACAATTCAAATTGGCTGAATGGTATTGAGACTTTTTATTTATGTCTTATCTTGTGTCCATCAAGAGAAAAGAGGATGCATGAAGTAGATATCTTTGTACCAACTATCTCTCCTGCCAAGTCAAACTCGAAAAATGAAAagtgatttatttcaattatgtatcttgaattgaaaaggaaaagaaaattttATTATTGGTATTTTGGCAATGTATTTCTTTTTATTTGTGGGTTAGAACTTGGTAAAATGAAAGGGTAGAACAAAGGAGATGTTACATGTTTCCACTATTTTGTATACATCATTAATGTTCTTGATTAGACACTTATTTGAATAGAATTCCCCCTTATAACCATGTTGAGGTATTTGACTCACTGAGAGAATATTTTTAGTTAACTGAGGTACAACATTCACTTCTATTACTATCCATGTTTTACCATCATTTCTTTTCATTGAAATTGAACCTATTCCTTCAATTGCATAAGAACTCTCATCACCAAACAATATTTGTGCACCTTTTGTTTCTTCTAAAGTGTTGAAGTTTTTATTGCAAGTCATATGGTGACTAGCTCCTAAATCTGTATACCATGTGTCACTTGAATTTCCTTCAATAATTAAAGAATTTATCATTATATTATGATCACCCTCTTCTTGAGAAAAAAAATATTGCCTTATTTCGTTAAATTTCCTTTGTCCCCTTACATTAGAACATTGGTCATGTTTATGCCCTTCTTGTCCATAATTTTAGCATATGATAGCATTTtatcttttataattaattttgtaATTTCtccattaattttatttcttttgaaagCAATCCCTTTGTTGGTTATCCCTTGACTGATTTCATTGCCTTTGATTATTTCTATGTTGATTCCCTTGATTTGGTCTTCAACTTTGATATGATTTACCTTGAGTGCAATTCCTATattttcttttggccataaattCTTGATAATTCTTTCTTGTTTCACCCATGAACTTTTTATGCCTATCTTCTTCATTCAACAAAGCACCATATACTTCTGATTTGATATTCTCAAATTTTCTAGTTAgttccaatgtatgaatgaaattATTATACTCATCAAGAAGAATTTTAAACAAAAAAAGTATTATTTTAAAATCTTCATACTCAACCTTCATCATTCATGCTACCTCCTACCTTCAATTTCAAATGAGTTAATTGCCTTTTAATGTCCATTAATTTTAACTTGTCAGTTCTTGTATACATTGTTTGTAAATTTTACCATATTTTCTCTGttgtttttaaaattaaagcaTGAGGTCTAACTCCTAGTCTAATTTGCCATAAAATTGTAGCTCATGCATTCATATCCATTCTATCCCATTTTTCATGTTTGCTTTCATCTATAGGCCTATCTTCTATTACTAGCACCCATCAACCTTTCATTTGAAATTCAATTCCATCTCATATTTCCAAATAGCATAATTAGAACCATAGAATTTCTCAATAACCATAAAATTAGAGATCTCAAGTGAAGACATAACAAAGACACAATAAAATTTCTAAAACACACCAAAGTTGAGGCTTGAAGCATCTACCAACACACACAATAAAAAATTGTATTGTTGTTCTTTCAGGATGTCCTTCTTATGAGAAAAATTGTTAAGGGCTTTTCAAATTTTGTGAATATTAAAATcttcaaaaattgtccaaaaaacTATAGTCTATGATTTTACTTCTCCAACACCTCACATCATGTAGAAAATCACATACATTTTTTTGTCTATATGCCTCTATTACTTGGGCCTTTATCATACCTCAACAACAATTTGAatggtttttccttttcaaccaacaTAATAATTTTGCTAGACATGTTGCATTTCAAGCAATCACAACCCATACAACTCACTCAACCTATATTCCAAACTTGTTTGATAGTCACAGGCTCTAgagaaaatccaagacaagagatATTTACTTGTAGGATGGTAGACACCTTTTGATAAGCACTCAAATAAGAAACCTTATGGCCCATACATCACTCCAAAAAAACTATAGATTCcacaaagaaaaagagaaacacAACAATGCAGTAGTTGAAAAATAGACCACACACCACTCTTGAAcatgtggctctgataccattaaaaaaaattaaacaaaaagccACTTAAGCATAGCAAAGGATTTTACCAAACTGAGCACTAAAATGCCATGCCTAGGCAATCAATTTATAAGAAAAGGGATAAGAAATACATTGTCACTATGGAGAAATTTTAGATAGCCTATTTATGATGGACAATGCTAAGACAGGTGTGTGGTTAGCAAAATACTACTGCATGTAAAATATATGGATCTCTAGAAACATCCTTGGTCTATGCTGACAACATACGATTAATTTATTTTAAGAATTTTAAGATTTTGGATAATAACAACAATTGAAAACTAGAAATAatagaaatcaattttttttaatttcttctcaccttcataataacacttcttctctGTGAGAAAGTTCCTATTTTCTTGTACAGAGTTAACTGGGTTATTTCTATATTTGGTGGCAGttgcatttaaaatattttctatatatatccATGTTTCCTGTGAAGGAAAAATTGTAATTGTTATTGTATTTACAAATTCAAATTGTAAAAGAGCAACCACTGTGAAGTTTGTAAATATTTTCTCCTAAGAAGTAAGAATATTGATACCATGCTCGATGGATGTTTCCTTGACATTTTGTCAAGGTTTTACCATGTAAATTTATGTCatgtgtattattttattatttcattttttttttgttatttctttGCATCTAATTTGTACTGCAATATTTAGCTTTTTTGgatttcttcttcctcttccataACATAAGATTCCACACTTTGCCTATATGTCTATGCAAGcatttcaaaaaataatatctgacCCAAAAAAAAATGGAAcggcttaaaccacacacactaagattaaacttctaggcttaaaagttttAAGCACTCAGATTTTACTAACATTATCTAGGGTTAATATATTTCTTAATGTatatggtcacactaagaatacacctCTAggattaaaagtgttaaacacttagagttgactaacattctctaggctcaatatgttgcttagtgtgtgtggtttaaggctggccaTCAAAAACAATATGAGGGTTGTAGATAAATTATATGTGACTAAGATTGCAACATGATTAGATAGTGAAATATATGATATGATAAAACAAATTTGGCATTGTGTCGGTTTGTCTTTAAGAAATTTAGATTTTCCTCATATTTGGGGATGAAATTTGAGGCAATATTTATTtcctttaataaatatatttataaagaATGATTATTTTACATATAATATGTGGCTCTCATGTATGTGAAAATTACATTTTCTTtccattttaaataatattaacattGTTAATATTCTTTCAAATCAAGAGTGCATAAATATTACATGCATATAGATTGATTAAAGTTACACCTTCATGGGTCCCTAGATACCAAAAATAGCTAAACTATAAGGTCTTCATAAATTGTACACCATAAATAAACACTTAATGACTCTTTCATGCATCCTATGCCTAAATTAGATAAATTGACTATTTCATGATTGCTACACCAACATTTTTTAAACATCGATCCAATAGCTTTTAGTTTTTAAAAGTAGATTGGTGAGTCAATTACATAGCTAAAAGAATGATTATAATTTTTAACCTATTAATATTTATTGCACGTCTTAAAAGAAAATACTCTATGGAAAATAAAAAGCCTTGATGATTTATCAAATATATACCTAAATATGctttctatttcaatttctatcCTTGTTATATTATCATTTATGATTCACACATTTCAATGTGAGGgaaaatttaacaaaaatatttCATAGTTTTCACTTTGACCttctcattttaatttttttttttttttgataggtaattggccgaagcctgaatagcttttggttggagctatgaaccagtagggacacagtagggggccccatccccattacatatctttgaatcattattattaatattattattattatgtttgattagattgaccccaagaccttccccatcctatggaaggccaagagtcacaacttagaattccacttttagatgtccctattggaaattgaacttgggtctccacaatgagaacccagtgttttaaccagttaagctcaaccccttggaccatTTTACATTTATTTTATCATTGTCCTAACTATATTATTCTAGAGAATTTATTTTGCTACTTTATGTAGAATATGATATTAAATTAATGGAATCCTTCATCACCCTACTTTATTCTTCAAATGTGTATTATTTAATTCATTGTGTTTATTCATGATTTCTAAACTAGAACATTGATTTGATTGCATTATCTTGAAACAATTAAACCTATAGCCTATATCAAAAATTATTTCTATCTTTCTAAAACTAGTTCCATTTTATAAATTTGAACCATTGTATATTACTTTACATATTAGAAGCTTCAAATTGCTTGTTTAGATTGACGTATTCAAGTTCAAGCCTTGACTTATTGATTATTATTAAAAACTAAAGAAATATGTTACTCAAAATCACTAATAAATACAAATTTTAGATATTGCATcaatcatcaataaataataaacttaAACATTTTACATAGAGTATTCTCTATGTCATTAGTATTCTAAAATTCACATAAGAGGTTTTACTAAGAACTGACAAGCTTGCATACTTTAATCCATCCACACTATATCTTAAAATGCACTTATTAGAaccaaaatgatttaaaaaatataaacaagTGAAGGTTAATAGAGGACAAAGTCATAACTCACACAACTATACATAGACTTTATCATGCATAATCTAATCTTGATTACTTTCAAACTATATAGTTGAATAAATATATTCTAACATGTTTAGTTATAATTTGAGATCATCAATTGTCAATTACATTATCTAACGATGTATTCATCATTAACATCTATTTCAACATAAATAGGTTAGACAAATAATTTTTTCCTAATATAGATATATTTAACTCTATTATATAGTTTAATTCTAATTAAACACTATTTCAGAAATTATATAAATTCTAATAGAAAATGAAATCCTTTGATATAAATGCACATAAACTTTAATCATGCATGATATAATCTTTAATAGTTTCAAACTACATATTTGAATAAATGTAGTCTAACATATGTAGATAGAGTTCTagatcatcaaccaaataaattgttaattaaataataatcttCAATAAATTCAAACTAcatatttgaataaatataatCTAACATATATAAATAGAATTCAAGATCATCCAATTTAATTGTCTAAGTGCATTACCTAACTATATCTTTATCATTATGAACTATATTTAAAACTACTGAAATTAAGCAAACTTTTTCATATATACTTGGAATATACTTGATTTTATTTGCGCGAAGTTAATGAATGGTTTGAAAAAATGAACAATATCCTCGTTTCAACATTGTTGATAGCTTTTCATTCCGTTTTCATCATTTGTCAGCGCCCCAGGTGATATTACTCGGGGTTGTCTATTGTTTACTAGACCTGTAATTTAAAGTAGTTTAGGTATTAGTTGTTGACTGTAGCCTCCGCACTCACGAATTTTATCGCTCGTATAATCTTCATTGCAGAAAGATTTAAGAACTTTATTTAGACCGGCATTCTAAAAGAGGACCGTGATCAACACATATTCTAAAACCTAACACACTTACGCAATCGACCAGTGATTTCAATTGGCATACGGATAAACGTGCCATAATAGTACTAGGTTGCGGAGGAGTTCGTGACAGTGGTAATCACGAGTTTTGACCGTTGAAATTTAGTGCAATTCGATAGCCTAATAAAAGTTGCCAGTGCTTCGATCTTAGATACTCCTCTGTAAGCACAACCCAAAGACATGGCTTCGACTCCGCCGCCTCTGCACGCAGTAATGGTGCCGCTTCCTGCTCAAGGCCATATCAACCCTTCATTTCACTTGGCAAAACTTTTAGCCGCCAGAGGATTTTTCATCACCTTCATCAATACACAGTGGACTGAGGAGAGGATTTTTCGACCTCCCAACGATGCCACTGCAATCTCCAATCGGTTGCAGCGGCAAGGAATGCACTTTCGCTTTCTCTCTCTTCCTGACGGCCTCCCTCCTCACCATCCTCGTTTTCTTATAGTCCACGAGTTTTTCCAAGCACTACACAAACTAAGCCCCGCAATGATTCGACTTCTACAAAGTACAGCCGATGAGGCGCCGCCAATAACATGTATTATAGCGGATTCTCTCTTCGCCAGCACTGAAGAGGTGGCCACAGTGCTTGGCGTTCCCCGTGTCATATTCTGGACATTCTCCTGCTCTGCGTCCATCGCATTTACTAATTCCCGGCTTCTCCTTGACAAGGGACTTATTCCAGTCAATGGTATGATTTAACAATCAATTTGTATAGTTGTTTGCGTATGTGTAAACATTGAAAAACGTTTATTGCTATTTCCTGTGTTGTGTACAGTGAAGGAGGCGCAGCGCCCAGAAAACCTCATCACCTGTCTGCCCGGAAACATTCCACCAGTCAAACCAACGGATCTGATGATATTCCTCCGAAACAAGTCCGACCCTATGTTTGAAATCGTGCTGTACATATCAGACAAACAGAAAAAGGCTGATTACATGCTCGTCAATACGATTGAAGAGCTTGAAGGTCTCGGAGCCGTAACGGGACTCTCCAATGGGTGTCCTGCTCTTACCGTCGGCCCTGTCTTCTTCCCGGAGTTTCTCCAAGCCAGTGACTCTTCTGTAAACATTTCAACAAGCCTTTGGGAGGATGATCTTGACTGTCTTAAGTGGCTTGACAGGCAAGAACCCTCTTCTGTTCTGTACGTCTCTTTTGGGAGCATCGCAGTGATGCCGATGGACCAGTTGCATGAACTGGCTCTAGGGCTGGAGGCCAGTGAGCAGCCTTTTCTGTGGGTAGTGAGGATCGACATAGCCGATGGACATGCCGCAGTTTTGCCTGAAGGATTTTGCGAGAGAATTCATGGCCGTGGATTGCTTGTGGATTGGGCCCCTCAGTTAAAAGTTGTGGCTCATCCATCTGTTGGAGGATTCTTGACGCACAATGGGTGGAACTCTACTCTGGAAAGCATAAGCATGGGAGTGCCTATGATCGGATGGCCCCTGTGGGCTGAACAGTATCACAACACCAGACTTTGCAAAGAGATATGGAGGATAGGCATGGATATTGAGTCTCGGCTAGAAGATGACAATGTGTTGGTAACAAGAGAAGAGGTGGAGAAGGTTGTTCGAATGATGATGACAGGGGATGAAGGGAGTGAATTGAGAGAAAGAGCGTTGAAGCTGAAAGAAGCTGCCACCAAAGCGGTAATGCAAGGTGGTTCGTCCTACCGAAATTTGGATAAGTTTAAACAAGACATGATCGCAAGAACCAACTCTCTGACCATCTAAACATAAGTTAGCTTCCTCTTATGGTTTGTTATTCAAATTCATGAATAAACCGCTGGGTGAACATTTGTCATAAGCCTCCTTAACAAATATgatgtattgaattgaatgtttcaaAGTATCCAAATACTTGAGAGAAGTAGGCATCTCAAAAATGTCGTCCTAGGAATAAGTTAGGATCAGCAGCAAGGATATAATGATTATTGTATTGTCTCTACGAGATGCTAATTGCCCACCCTCACTACTTTCTTTGGATGAGTCTATAAAGTCTTACTGtcatgattttaaattttttgttttgacTTTATTTCATGACCACATTTTTTTCGTttctcaatatttcatattagtgATGTCGTCTCTTAGAAAAGAGGATATTAAAACAGTTTTCATTTGTTTTGTTTCAAGCAGTCTCTCACAGAGAGACTGAGTTGAATTTCCATGTTTGGGAAGGATACGACATGACCA is part of the Cryptomeria japonica chromosome 10, Sugi_1.0, whole genome shotgun sequence genome and harbors:
- the LOC131039312 gene encoding 7-deoxyloganetin glucosyltransferase-like, giving the protein MASTPPPLHAVMVPLPAQGHINPSFHLAKLLAARGFFITFINTQWTEERIFRPPNDATAISNRLQRQGMHFRFLSLPDGLPPHHPRFLIVHEFFQALHKLSPAMIRLLQSTADEAPPITCIIADSLFASTEEVATVLGVPRVIFWTFSCSASIAFTNSRLLLDKGLIPVNVKEAQRPENLITCLPGNIPPVKPTDLMIFLRNKSDPMFEIVLYISDKQKKADYMLVNTIEELEGLGAVTGLSNGCPALTVGPVFFPEFLQASDSSVNISTSLWEDDLDCLKWLDRQEPSSVLYVSFGSIAVMPMDQLHELALGLEASEQPFLWVVRIDIADGHAAVLPEGFCERIHGRGLLVDWAPQLKVVAHPSVGGFLTHNGWNSTLESISMGVPMIGWPLWAEQYHNTRLCKEIWRIGMDIESRLEDDNVLVTREEVEKVVRMMMTGDEGSELRERALKLKEAATKANEPSSCDNWKSERKVWRRLHRHGFTNYMEKLHGSKKSMSQGFAKRWNNNKVTLFGETWKLDEDLVAEVTSLQREGTKFYRDRKFAVEVIKNFPKSDEEKVRLAKKDNVSYYLPHQKGRVDDVDKENMDVEAGSEEEQGKATDDEVENEKKAVAGEEEEVQRKVYVEKPDSNPIFLDRRNVAQNTMEEVNPNSMSST